The proteins below are encoded in one region of Bremerella sp. P1:
- a CDS encoding outer membrane protein assembly factor BamB family protein has protein sequence MIRLLCLLLVLTWGSLLFAGDSQDWKQYNYDNAGWRFNHGEQTLNSSNAGELVEKWRFPGKGSSERIGIVHAMPVIVNGFVYFGTTRTNPAFYKLTPSGKLAWKYQIKSVITAEEGDPYIKHNAENVTDGVMNSALVQDGKVFFGTFGGQVICLDRYTGEELWRVKTKKPPFPSAHQANTVMSSPIMADGKLIVAGGGFEHSLGAIPEYKCCSGRGFVAAFDPDTGDSLWVYNVGPQPEDFPIPIAMESRDGKERYFVAGPSTSSVWCTPSYDPASKTLFFGTDTHNAPRRATPDDSRPYNKYSSAIIAINCDDGKEKWVRQLVANDVWNNALAAYNEKTGEYKDLSIGDTPKIYTIQDQGKRKEVLGVGCKNGSFYVIDRDSGEIIHKTPTYQGPPKPELTASKEERILALPSAIGGLQTGCAYDGKRVYVNGIDWPGLGVSLSRQESTFAPSGGRVTAISPTSLVENWRHERKKVDFENHDGKHYLSGDPVPSGIAVANDVMFFTTNVSGKLSALNTANGKLLKEFRLGPVWCGPAISRGRVYVGSGNNLFRPWNAEKAKRSLGGFAFPLTDHGTVYSFGLPGVDEVSRLPEVDTFTSEDAQ, from the coding sequence ATGATTCGACTTCTCTGCTTGCTGCTTGTGCTCACTTGGGGATCACTTCTTTTTGCCGGGGATTCCCAGGACTGGAAGCAATATAACTACGACAACGCTGGTTGGCGGTTTAATCACGGCGAGCAGACGTTGAACTCCTCAAACGCGGGAGAACTCGTCGAGAAGTGGCGATTTCCAGGCAAAGGTTCTTCGGAGCGAATTGGCATCGTGCATGCCATGCCGGTGATCGTGAACGGCTTTGTCTACTTCGGCACAACACGTACCAATCCGGCGTTCTATAAGCTGACACCCAGCGGGAAGCTGGCCTGGAAGTATCAGATCAAATCGGTGATAACGGCCGAGGAAGGCGACCCCTACATCAAACACAATGCCGAGAACGTCACCGACGGAGTGATGAATTCGGCACTTGTTCAAGACGGTAAAGTCTTCTTTGGAACCTTCGGCGGGCAGGTCATCTGCCTGGACCGCTACACGGGAGAAGAGCTGTGGCGTGTGAAAACGAAGAAGCCCCCCTTCCCCAGTGCACACCAAGCCAACACGGTAATGTCATCCCCCATCATGGCCGACGGCAAACTGATCGTGGCCGGCGGCGGTTTCGAGCACTCTCTGGGCGCGATTCCCGAGTACAAGTGTTGTAGCGGGCGAGGGTTTGTCGCGGCGTTCGATCCAGACACCGGCGACTCGCTGTGGGTTTACAATGTCGGTCCCCAGCCAGAGGACTTTCCGATACCGATTGCCATGGAGTCGCGCGACGGCAAGGAGCGTTACTTCGTGGCGGGGCCTTCGACGAGTTCCGTGTGGTGTACCCCCAGTTATGATCCTGCATCGAAGACACTCTTCTTCGGCACCGACACCCACAACGCTCCGCGGCGTGCGACGCCGGATGATTCGCGACCTTACAACAAGTACTCGTCCGCCATCATTGCGATCAACTGCGATGATGGAAAAGAGAAGTGGGTACGTCAGCTCGTCGCCAACGATGTTTGGAACAATGCGCTCGCCGCTTACAACGAGAAGACCGGCGAATACAAAGATCTCTCGATCGGCGATACTCCCAAGATCTATACGATTCAGGACCAGGGGAAACGCAAGGAGGTCCTAGGCGTTGGCTGCAAAAATGGGAGCTTCTACGTTATCGATCGAGACTCGGGCGAAATCATTCATAAGACGCCAACCTACCAAGGGCCACCGAAACCAGAACTCACCGCTTCGAAGGAAGAGCGTATTCTGGCATTGCCCAGCGCGATTGGTGGACTGCAAACGGGATGTGCTTATGACGGCAAACGTGTGTACGTCAACGGCATCGACTGGCCAGGGCTGGGCGTCTCTCTCTCTCGTCAGGAATCAACCTTCGCTCCTTCTGGCGGCCGCGTAACGGCGATATCTCCGACATCGTTGGTCGAAAACTGGCGACACGAGCGTAAAAAGGTTGACTTCGAGAATCACGACGGCAAACACTATTTATCTGGCGACCCGGTCCCGTCCGGAATCGCCGTTGCCAATGACGTGATGTTCTTCACCACCAATGTAAGCGGCAAGCTTTCCGCACTGAATACCGCGAATGGAAAGCTCTTGAAGGAGTTTCGCTTGGGGCCAGTTTGGTGCGGCCCCGCTATTTCACGCGGTCGCGTTTACGTGGGTAGTGGGAATAATCTGTTCCGCCCCTGGAACGCGGAGAAAGCAAAGCGGTCGCTGGGCGGATTCGCTTTTCCACTGACCGACCATGGTACTGTCTACAGCTTCGGCCTCCCCGGCGTCGATGAGGTTTCTCGGCTACCGGAAGTGGATACATTCACCAGCGAAGACGCGCAATAG
- a CDS encoding EF-hand domain-containing protein → MQNHALALAVTLLGLLYASPNLLAQDAATPSAEERQAVAKLIKRGASIQIDEDYAVSSISFSRVQRTSDADLELLTAFPRLKSVLVRGSGVTNAGLKHLEKVKTLTSLSLYDTSATAEGVELLRKILPECNVRDYADFRSGGTRGSTPLSLAGVSNGEGTIYGQLQRSIGQRDLQLTDEQKEKIEAVLSQPGLRLNLREYMIKHRDAKTEDERTAIREEWEKLVKAQPEVGKAADASLRKILTPQQLARVQQLILQTRGIDAILDASIVEKLKLSTDQVRQIAVLLSSPRQRSFRSGFGATAVATAEVEAKVLALLTPEQQAEWKRLLGPKSHPRSPLPGKTPEETAIYWFNNFDANRDGNLDSDEWQRSQNIRADFTKDGVDINKPMPRDVFVKHYLRIRHDVVASPSKQ, encoded by the coding sequence ATGCAAAATCACGCGTTGGCTTTAGCGGTTACGTTGCTCGGACTACTTTACGCTAGTCCCAATCTACTGGCACAAGATGCGGCGACTCCATCTGCCGAGGAACGTCAGGCAGTTGCGAAACTCATCAAGAGGGGAGCCTCCATTCAGATCGACGAAGACTACGCCGTCAGTTCGATCAGCTTCAGCCGAGTCCAACGGACATCCGATGCCGACCTGGAATTGCTCACGGCATTTCCCCGGCTCAAGTCGGTGTTGGTCCGAGGGTCGGGCGTTACCAACGCCGGGCTCAAGCACTTGGAAAAAGTGAAGACCCTGACTTCGTTGTCCCTTTATGACACATCGGCTACGGCGGAAGGAGTCGAATTGCTGCGAAAGATCCTCCCCGAATGCAACGTTAGAGACTACGCAGATTTTCGCAGCGGTGGGACCAGGGGCAGTACGCCTCTCTCACTCGCAGGCGTTTCCAATGGTGAGGGAACGATTTATGGGCAACTGCAGCGATCAATCGGGCAACGCGATCTGCAGCTGACCGACGAGCAAAAGGAGAAGATCGAAGCCGTGCTGAGCCAACCGGGACTGCGACTTAATCTTCGCGAGTACATGATCAAGCATCGCGATGCCAAGACCGAAGACGAACGTACCGCCATTCGAGAAGAATGGGAGAAGCTCGTGAAAGCTCAGCCTGAGGTTGGCAAAGCGGCCGATGCTTCGCTCCGCAAGATACTTACGCCCCAGCAGCTTGCCCGCGTGCAGCAGCTCATCCTTCAAACCCGCGGAATTGACGCCATCCTCGATGCATCGATTGTTGAGAAACTGAAACTCTCGACGGACCAGGTTCGCCAAATTGCCGTCTTGTTGAGCAGCCCGCGGCAACGCTCATTTCGTTCCGGCTTTGGTGCCACGGCCGTGGCAACCGCCGAAGTCGAAGCGAAGGTCCTGGCCCTTTTGACGCCGGAACAGCAAGCGGAATGGAAACGGCTGCTGGGGCCCAAATCACACCCACGCTCGCCGCTACCAGGCAAGACGCCTGAGGAAACGGCCATCTATTGGTTTAATAACTTCGATGCGAATCGAGACGGCAACCTCGACTCCGACGAGTGGCAACGCAGTCAGAACATTCGAGCTGATTTCACCAAGGACGGCGTCGACATTAACAAGCCGATGCCGCGCGATGTGTTCGTCAAACACTACCTCCGCATTCGCCACGACGTTGTCGCGTCCCCCAGCAAGCAATAG
- a CDS encoding FAD-dependent monooxygenase yields MTTSSDPVLVVGGRTTGLMMAAELARHGVPVRIIDKSPGIDPHSRATYLHARTLEVFQMLGVADEIVAKGQPMKAISMYANGRHVTTTPDLPVDSPFPWGAAFAQSKTETILQRHLNGLGIEVERSTELLDLQQHDGHVQATIRKADGTEEVVTAPWLIGCDGAHSTTRRHIDEEFPGEIDPFPYLAADVMIDGPIKPEIAYLCLHDQGDLFIFLLDEGRRQIISTLPKNSERTHPPTLEEVQQLVDERGFTKLRISDPRWLTTYRTHYRLAPKYRVGRVFLAGDSAHIHSVIGGQGMNTGIQDAFNLAWKLALVLRGVVPEWWMDTYESERRRVAADVIHWTKKATDELTHFAELSPAEQQRLCDHMVVPESDRLPLRNHQEELDLDYRSSRLSLELEPLEVGPTPGARAPDVVPVTASGVVTSLFLTLRAPYHHLLLFNPPEAETIDADLLAAATKELEAHGKWLKVLIVGPEGGGELPDGATLITDPEGKLRQSYGGNDARLYLIRPDGYIAYRSRSVDGLDVYLARVLNG; encoded by the coding sequence ATGACCACCAGTAGCGATCCTGTTTTGGTCGTCGGAGGACGTACCACTGGCTTGATGATGGCTGCCGAGCTGGCGCGGCATGGGGTGCCGGTTCGGATCATCGACAAGTCGCCGGGGATCGATCCTCATTCGCGTGCGACCTATCTGCATGCCCGCACGCTGGAGGTGTTTCAGATGCTGGGTGTCGCGGACGAGATCGTTGCCAAGGGGCAACCCATGAAGGCGATCAGTATGTATGCCAACGGTCGCCACGTGACGACGACGCCTGACTTGCCGGTCGACTCGCCGTTTCCTTGGGGGGCCGCGTTCGCCCAGAGCAAGACCGAAACGATTTTGCAGCGTCATCTGAATGGCCTGGGTATCGAAGTCGAGCGGAGTACCGAACTGCTCGATCTTCAGCAGCACGATGGCCACGTACAAGCTACCATTCGAAAAGCGGACGGCACGGAGGAAGTGGTCACGGCTCCTTGGCTGATCGGTTGTGACGGAGCTCATAGCACGACGCGGCGGCATATCGACGAGGAGTTTCCCGGCGAAATCGATCCCTTTCCTTATCTCGCGGCCGACGTGATGATCGACGGACCGATCAAGCCGGAGATCGCCTATCTTTGCCTGCATGACCAAGGCGACCTGTTCATCTTTCTGCTCGACGAAGGCCGGCGGCAGATCATCAGCACGCTGCCCAAGAACAGCGAGCGAACCCATCCGCCGACGCTCGAAGAGGTTCAGCAGTTGGTCGACGAGCGTGGCTTCACCAAGCTTCGGATCTCGGATCCGCGTTGGCTGACGACCTATCGGACGCACTATCGTCTCGCCCCGAAGTATCGGGTTGGCCGCGTATTTCTCGCAGGCGATTCGGCTCACATCCATAGTGTGATCGGCGGCCAAGGCATGAATACGGGGATTCAGGATGCGTTCAACCTGGCCTGGAAGCTGGCCCTGGTGCTGCGGGGCGTGGTGCCTGAGTGGTGGATGGATACGTACGAAAGCGAGCGTCGGCGGGTCGCGGCCGACGTCATCCATTGGACGAAGAAGGCAACCGACGAGCTCACTCACTTTGCCGAGTTGAGCCCCGCCGAGCAACAACGTCTGTGCGATCACATGGTGGTGCCGGAGAGTGATCGGCTTCCGCTCCGCAATCATCAGGAAGAGCTCGATCTCGACTACCGGTCGAGTCGGTTGAGCCTGGAACTCGAGCCGCTGGAAGTTGGACCGACGCCTGGGGCCAGGGCTCCCGACGTCGTGCCGGTCACGGCTTCCGGGGTCGTGACTAGCTTATTTCTCACGCTGCGTGCTCCGTATCATCATCTGTTGCTCTTCAATCCACCTGAAGCGGAGACGATCGATGCCGACTTGCTGGCAGCCGCCACGAAGGAACTGGAGGCCCATGGCAAGTGGCTCAAAGTACTGATCGTTGGTCCGGAAGGTGGCGGCGAACTGCCGGACGGGGCGACGCTCATCACCGATCCGGAAGGCAAGCTGCGGCAAAGTTACGGTGGCAACGACGCACGGCTCTATTTGATCCGGCCCGACGGCTACATCGCCTACCGCAGCCGAAGCGTGGATGGTCTTGATGTTTATCTCGCGCGTGTACTCAATGGATAA
- a CDS encoding 3-oxoacyl-[acyl-carrier-protein] synthase III C-terminal domain-containing protein produces the protein MECFITATGSYLPGPAISNEEIHEYLGSLDGESQVAQSVLKMNGIVSRHYATDRQQQATHDVYDLATRATQACLSEATPRSPVTFLSAGSTYAPYSGPGIASIIHSRLGEAGVVDRSLELSSHGGICTSASAALVAAVRSVKLGEHQAALSIGTEHASEILKSSSIRPIDDRAEHADLRKSQWFMSVFLRFMLSDGGGACLLESQPLAEGLSFRVDWTHSMSFAHRAPLCMKLDNSNRLLSQDVGILTRHLYQFAGEFVAAALEKNDEQLGAYRMILPHMSSYFFRRKMEKTMQKFSSDPEKMPPYWTNLATAGNTGAASIYVMLDEFVRTHEIAPGDRLLLFIPESGQFNFVLVSLTAV, from the coding sequence ATGGAATGTTTCATTACGGCGACAGGCTCTTATTTGCCTGGGCCGGCGATTTCCAATGAGGAAATCCACGAGTACCTGGGCTCGCTTGATGGCGAGTCGCAGGTTGCTCAGAGCGTGCTCAAGATGAACGGCATCGTTTCCCGCCATTACGCGACGGATCGACAACAACAGGCCACGCACGATGTCTACGACCTGGCCACGCGGGCCACGCAGGCCTGTCTGAGCGAAGCCACCCCGCGATCGCCGGTGACCTTCCTTTCGGCAGGCTCGACCTACGCCCCATATTCCGGACCGGGGATCGCTTCGATCATTCATAGCCGCCTGGGCGAAGCTGGCGTCGTCGATCGATCCTTGGAACTGAGTTCGCATGGGGGGATCTGTACGTCCGCATCGGCGGCTTTGGTAGCGGCCGTACGAAGCGTGAAGCTGGGCGAACACCAAGCGGCCCTGAGCATCGGCACCGAGCATGCCTCCGAGATTTTGAAGTCCTCCTCGATTCGTCCGATCGACGATCGGGCCGAACATGCTGACCTCCGCAAAAGCCAATGGTTCATGTCGGTCTTTTTGCGGTTCATGCTTTCCGATGGTGGTGGCGCGTGTTTGCTGGAAAGTCAGCCGCTTGCCGAGGGGTTATCGTTTCGCGTCGACTGGACCCACTCGATGTCGTTTGCGCATCGGGCTCCCCTGTGTATGAAGCTCGATAACTCGAATCGGCTGCTGAGCCAGGACGTCGGCATCCTCACGCGCCACTTGTATCAGTTCGCCGGAGAGTTCGTCGCGGCGGCGCTCGAGAAGAACGACGAGCAGTTGGGCGCTTACCGAATGATCCTGCCGCACATGTCGTCGTACTTCTTCCGCCGGAAGATGGAAAAGACGATGCAGAAGTTCTCGTCCGATCCCGAGAAAATGCCTCCCTATTGGACGAACCTGGCAACGGCCGGCAACACAGGGGCGGCGAGTATCTATGTCATGCTCGATGAGTTCGTCCGCACGCACGAGATTGCTCCGGGAGATCGCCTGTTGCTGTTCATCCCCGAGTCGGGCCAGTTCAATTTCGTTCTCGTGAGCTTGACGGCGGTATGA
- a CDS encoding NAD(P)-binding domain-containing protein: protein MSDANMQSGGKKLAIIGCGSSGLITLKSAIDALPDWQIVCFEKGERITGVWGNPYPGFVSTSTKYTTQFTCFPVRDAAVESDGGKSRAEFFRDGEYGEYLNQFADAFQLRPHIKLGHSVGRLQRAANDSGWLVTYQITRDENQKEAVTEQFDAVVICTGLTAECKEIETKLPKLSPRELNAPDGLTEVRGERIVVFGGGESAVDYATRLSRPELGNEVYLSLRTGVRVSPRYHPIRGVPSDFLRNRLMLSIHPVLRNWIGQRFVEARMLHQERFEKWFPSKSNHGGETTESSHQELKKEWAYRLTKGAKDELFNMFHNKSDDFLDGVADGRIKIVGEPVDDSMHCFYQFQSDDTVDVAPNKILPAVGYKSTLAAISGGTMSLADFYLGCVHAAYPDIFLVGFARPVIGNIPSISEMQANYIAALISGAAARPPDIAQQHKLAQEANYARYPRLDLEIIYPVEMFPYCDYLARQMKIYPTVKTAGSLREWWRIQLQPATTAHYYYQDQPTHRFFGGAPVYMPSVFVLLLLMLKPLDWGFRIVRRMFRRQAAHLPS from the coding sequence GTGAGTGACGCGAACATGCAAAGCGGCGGCAAGAAGCTGGCTATCATCGGCTGCGGCAGCAGCGGACTCATCACGCTCAAATCGGCGATCGATGCGCTGCCTGATTGGCAGATTGTCTGCTTTGAAAAGGGAGAGCGAATCACCGGCGTGTGGGGCAATCCCTATCCCGGCTTCGTGTCGACCTCGACCAAGTACACGACCCAGTTCACTTGCTTTCCGGTGCGCGATGCGGCCGTGGAAAGTGACGGAGGGAAGAGCCGAGCCGAGTTCTTTCGCGATGGAGAATACGGCGAATACCTCAACCAGTTTGCCGATGCGTTCCAATTGCGCCCCCACATCAAGCTGGGGCATTCGGTTGGGCGGCTGCAGCGAGCGGCCAACGACTCGGGCTGGTTGGTCACCTATCAGATCACCCGCGACGAAAACCAGAAAGAAGCGGTGACCGAGCAGTTTGACGCGGTCGTCATTTGCACGGGACTGACGGCGGAGTGCAAGGAGATCGAAACGAAGTTGCCGAAGCTTTCGCCACGTGAGCTGAACGCACCTGATGGGCTGACGGAAGTTCGCGGCGAGCGGATCGTTGTGTTTGGGGGCGGTGAATCGGCGGTCGACTATGCGACGAGGTTATCGCGGCCAGAACTGGGCAACGAGGTCTATCTTTCGCTGCGGACCGGCGTGCGGGTAAGTCCGCGTTATCATCCGATCCGCGGTGTGCCGTCTGACTTTCTGCGGAATCGCTTGATGCTGTCTATCCATCCGGTGCTGCGGAACTGGATTGGGCAACGTTTCGTGGAAGCGCGGATGCTGCATCAGGAACGCTTCGAAAAGTGGTTTCCCTCGAAAAGTAACCATGGGGGAGAAACGACAGAGTCGAGCCACCAGGAACTGAAAAAGGAGTGGGCCTATCGGCTGACCAAGGGGGCCAAGGACGAACTGTTCAATATGTTCCACAACAAGAGCGACGACTTCCTGGATGGGGTCGCCGATGGGCGCATCAAGATTGTGGGCGAGCCGGTCGACGATTCGATGCACTGCTTTTATCAGTTCCAGTCCGACGATACGGTCGATGTTGCTCCCAATAAGATCCTGCCTGCGGTGGGATATAAGTCGACCCTGGCCGCGATCTCTGGCGGCACGATGAGCCTGGCCGACTTTTACCTGGGATGCGTTCATGCGGCCTACCCGGACATTTTTCTGGTTGGTTTTGCCCGACCGGTGATCGGCAATATTCCTTCGATCAGTGAAATGCAGGCCAACTACATCGCCGCGCTGATCAGTGGTGCGGCTGCCCGGCCGCCGGATATCGCCCAGCAGCACAAGCTGGCACAAGAGGCCAACTACGCGCGCTACCCGCGGCTCGATCTCGAGATCATCTACCCGGTCGAGATGTTCCCGTATTGCGATTATCTGGCTCGGCAAATGAAGATCTACCCGACGGTGAAAACTGCTGGCTCGCTGCGTGAGTGGTGGCGGATCCAGTTGCAACCGGCGACGACGGCGCACTACTACTATCAAGATCAGCCGACGCATCGCTTCTTCGGCGGTGCCCCGGTCTACATGCCGTCGGTGTTTGTGCTGTTGCTGCTGATGCTCAAGCCGTTGGACTGGGGATTTCGAATCGTACGGCGAATGTTCCGTCGTCAGGCTGCTCATCTTCCTTCTTAG
- a CDS encoding cytochrome P450: MDSQQSDSQSTTFTGTLARPPLMYRQWLLAGNRAKFFDTLANDLGDFVHYRGLFSFYLVNHPSLVKQVLMETHKSFDKNSVIYDRFRNAFGNGLVVAEGDRWRRARRLMQPLFGPRAVEQYFELMRDSADQMAARWEPTCQAGQVLDVASEMNHVTLQIAGRALFHDSFDEIAPQISHWTHIINLYSAKPPLPIIRSFWFPSRINRKLKQALAEFNEFLQEMIQRRRESQQSTDLISRLLAARDEETGQPLSDSEIAEEALGMIIGGHETSSSALAWVWCELDQHPDVRDKLHQELAEVIGDGPLQLEHVEQLVYTRMVIEEAIRLHPPFWFENRNVAADAELGGVPIKKDSVVVFSRYSLHRHPGFWKDPERFNPERFRPGAEENKRSVYAYVPFGGGPRICIGIHFAIMELVVVLAVLARRYKVMLDKSHRHEMAANLTMTPKYGVRARLERRS, from the coding sequence ATGGACTCGCAGCAATCCGATTCGCAGTCGACGACCTTTACCGGCACTTTGGCTCGCCCGCCGTTGATGTACCGGCAGTGGCTGCTGGCCGGAAACCGCGCGAAGTTCTTCGACACGCTGGCCAATGACCTGGGAGACTTCGTTCATTATCGCGGCCTATTCAGCTTCTACCTGGTGAATCATCCGTCGCTGGTCAAGCAAGTGCTGATGGAGACGCATAAGTCGTTCGATAAGAACAGCGTCATCTACGACCGGTTTCGCAACGCGTTTGGTAACGGGCTGGTTGTGGCCGAAGGGGATCGCTGGCGACGGGCTCGACGGTTGATGCAGCCGCTGTTTGGTCCGCGTGCGGTGGAGCAGTACTTCGAGCTGATGCGGGACTCGGCCGATCAGATGGCTGCCCGCTGGGAGCCGACGTGCCAGGCAGGTCAGGTGCTGGATGTCGCCAGCGAGATGAATCACGTAACCCTGCAAATCGCTGGGCGGGCGCTGTTTCATGACTCCTTCGACGAGATCGCCCCGCAAATCAGTCACTGGACGCACATCATCAATCTGTACAGTGCGAAACCTCCGTTGCCGATTATTCGCAGCTTTTGGTTTCCCTCGCGCATCAACCGGAAGCTGAAGCAGGCGCTGGCCGAGTTCAACGAGTTTCTGCAAGAGATGATCCAGCGGCGTCGTGAAAGTCAGCAGTCGACCGACCTGATCAGTCGGTTGTTGGCGGCGCGCGACGAAGAGACCGGCCAACCGCTGTCCGACTCGGAGATCGCCGAAGAGGCGCTGGGGATGATCATCGGCGGACACGAGACCTCGTCCAGTGCTTTGGCCTGGGTGTGGTGCGAGCTGGACCAGCATCCGGATGTTCGCGACAAGTTGCATCAAGAGCTGGCCGAGGTGATCGGCGACGGACCGCTTCAGCTGGAACACGTTGAGCAGCTGGTATACACGCGCATGGTGATCGAGGAAGCCATTCGTTTGCATCCGCCGTTCTGGTTCGAGAACCGCAACGTGGCCGCCGATGCCGAGCTGGGCGGAGTGCCAATTAAGAAGGACTCGGTGGTCGTCTTCAGTCGCTACTCCCTTCATCGGCATCCTGGCTTCTGGAAAGATCCCGAGCGGTTCAACCCCGAGCGGTTCCGGCCAGGGGCGGAAGAGAACAAACGTTCGGTCTATGCCTATGTCCCTTTTGGTGGCGGGCCGCGGATTTGTATCGGGATTCACTTTGCCATCATGGAACTGGTCGTGGTGCTGGCCGTGCTTGCCCGGCGGTACAAGGTTATGCTAGATAAGTCCCATCGCCACGAGATGGCGGCCAATCTGACGATGACTCCGAAGTACGGCGTACGGGCCCGCTTGGAAAGGCGATCATGA
- a CDS encoding sterol desaturase family protein: MPPNVEMIVRLSCFLGVLTAMALWELFAPRRVLKVAKTSRWLSNLALVVINTITARIVLPITAVAAALFAESREWGLLYLVDWPIWVEVIVAVLVFDLVIYLQHVIFHAVPLLWRIHMVHHADLDFDVTTGLRFHTLEILLSALIKLAVVVVLGPPAIAVVLFEVLLNATSMFNHSNISLPAWLDAIARCLLVTPDMHRVHHSVIRRETNSNFGFNLPWWDFLLGTYRDQPEKGHDQMDIGLNEYRDQSQVERLPGMLLLPFTRASDAYSIGSEEEHDSEESV, encoded by the coding sequence ATGCCCCCCAACGTCGAGATGATCGTCCGGCTTTCCTGCTTCCTTGGCGTCCTGACCGCCATGGCACTGTGGGAACTCTTCGCGCCGCGGCGGGTGCTGAAGGTCGCCAAAACATCGCGTTGGCTGAGCAACCTGGCCTTGGTGGTTATCAACACGATCACCGCGCGGATCGTGTTGCCAATTACGGCCGTGGCCGCGGCCCTGTTTGCCGAGTCACGCGAATGGGGCCTGTTGTATCTGGTCGACTGGCCGATCTGGGTGGAAGTGATCGTGGCCGTGCTGGTGTTCGACCTGGTCATTTACCTGCAACATGTCATATTTCATGCGGTGCCGCTACTGTGGCGAATTCACATGGTGCACCATGCCGACCTCGACTTTGACGTCACCACGGGGCTTCGGTTTCATACGCTGGAAATCTTACTGTCGGCGCTGATCAAGTTAGCGGTCGTCGTGGTGCTGGGACCGCCGGCGATCGCCGTAGTGCTGTTTGAAGTGCTGTTGAATGCCACGTCGATGTTCAACCACAGCAACATCTCGCTCCCTGCGTGGCTCGATGCGATCGCACGCTGCTTGCTGGTGACGCCGGACATGCATCGCGTGCATCATTCGGTCATTCGTCGCGAGACCAACAGCAACTTCGGCTTCAACCTGCCGTGGTGGGACTTTCTGCTGGGGACTTACCGCGACCAACCGGAAAAAGGACACGACCAGATGGACATCGGGCTCAACGAGTACCGCGACCAATCCCAGGTCGAACGCTTGCCAGGCATGCTGCTACTGCCGTTCACTCGAGCATCCGATGCGTACTCGATTGGTAGCGAGGAAGAACACGATTCCGAGGAAAGCGTCTAG